A genomic segment from Fibrobacter sp. UWR4 encodes:
- a CDS encoding virulence RhuM family protein, which produces MENHLEKTPEKGEIIAYHTDGELHLDVRLENETVWLTQAQMAELFGSSKQNISLHINNIFKEGELDAKVVVKDFLTATKHGAVKGKIQYHRTKNYNLDVIISVGYRVKSIQGTRFRQWANRVLKDHLLKGYSINQRLLVAEERIDHHLANHENRIIDLKNEQEDHSALSQPIPAGTASPSLQNL; this is translated from the coding sequence ATGGAAAATCATCTGGAAAAAACGCCTGAGAAAGGCGAAATCATCGCCTACCACACCGATGGCGAGTTGCATCTTGATGTCCGTCTCGAAAACGAAACCGTCTGGCTGACGCAGGCTCAGATGGCTGAGTTATTCGGATCTTCAAAGCAAAACATAAGCCTTCACATAAACAATATTTTTAAGGAAGGTGAACTTGACGCAAAAGTGGTTGTCAAGGATTTCTTGACAGCCACTAAGCATGGCGCTGTCAAAGGAAAAATTCAATACCATCGCACAAAAAACTACAATCTTGACGTCATCATATCCGTAGGATACCGTGTCAAATCCATCCAAGGAACCCGTTTTCGCCAATGGGCCAACAGAGTCCTTAAGGACCACCTTCTCAAAGGCTACAGTATAAACCAGCGCTTGCTTGTTGCAGAAGAGCGCATTGACCATCATTTGGCAAATCACGAAAACCGTATTATCGACCTGAAAAACGAGCAGGAGGATCACTCTGCACTCTCCCAGCCAATTCCCGCTGGGACGGCTTCGCCCTCATTGCAGAACTTGTAA